In Myripristis murdjan chromosome 9, fMyrMur1.1, whole genome shotgun sequence, the following proteins share a genomic window:
- the LOC115365862 gene encoding uncharacterized protein LOC115365862, whose product MEYALFYFKVDKTVEVGPVKSIKDEDMSKVDTSETIKECPDLTDDEGWINVKWTSKGKKKKKEEYFLAKVLLFSDDYSDLCKKREDWCQSGADIWATRKRKITPPNKLADQEDRPAEKKQLKVFKHPMQQTTEQMKKKAADDMVEALKKEIMTKKSIREEDSEMQDLPVEDISMSDDDLEPDLDSHPTFRTWGTAMLEIRQLKEENKRLREENLIMKGELLDAVTELSGVARQLKKVLHGTASTTNHRRYGL is encoded by the exons ATGGAGTATgcgctgttttatttcaaagtcgACAAGACTGTGGAGGTCGGACCAGTAAAATCCATCAAGGATGAGGATATGAGTAAAGTTGACACATCAGAAACTATAAAAGAATGCCCTGATCTGACGGATGATGAAGGGTGGATAAATGTTAAGTGGACCAGcaaggggaaaaagaagaagaaggaagaataTTTTCTTGCCAAGGTCTTGCTGTTCAGTG ATGACTACAGTGACCTTTGTAAAAAGAGGGAAGACTGGTGCCAAAGCGGCGCAGATATATGGGCAACccgtaaaagaaaaataaccccCCCCAACAAGTTGGCTGACCAGGAGGACAGACCAGCGGAAAAAAAG CAGCTGAAGGTGTTTAAACACCCCATGCAGCAGACCACGgagcaaatgaaaaagaaggCTGCTGATGATATGGTGGAAGCACTCAAGAAGGAAATAATGACGAAGAAg TCCATTAGGGAAGAGGATTCTGAGATGCAAGACCTCCCCGTGGAAGACATCTCCATGTCAGATGATGACCTGGAGCCTGACCTGGACTCTCACCCTACCTTCCGGACCTGGGGCACAGCGATGCTCGAAATAAGACAACTTAAAGAGGAGAACAAGAGGCTGCGGGAGGAGAACTTGATCATGAAGGGGGAACTACTGGATGCAGTG ACAGAGCTCTCCGGGGTTGCGCGGCAGCTAAAGAAGGTTTTGCACGGAACTGCTTCCACAACAAATCACCGAAGGTATGGATTGTGA